DNA from Pecten maximus chromosome 18, xPecMax1.1, whole genome shotgun sequence:
TCCCAGAACAGTACACAAGGAATAGACACGGTAACTCTATCAAATCTCCTAACACTAAATCTGTAGCTGCATTTGGGGGCAGCTTCCAGATAGCCACATCtggacaaaatattatcaagtCCATAAGGTTTGAGAAAGAATATCCCATGAATCTAACTATTTCTCAATAGTTACCTTGGTAAGAGCAGAATACAGGCATAGCATCAGAAAGTTCAACTTTGTTGggaatatttgtatgtatattgttgGGCATTGACTAAATTACCTTCATCACATAAAAGTTAAAAGAGATGTCTCTAAACTTACCACTTTGTAATAAGATATTCATGTGTAGATTTTGGGACCAATTTTTGTTACCGTTCATGCCACACCTATCAGTAGTTCTAAACTACTTTCATGTTTTGAATTTTCAATTTAGATTTTagttttttaaattatgttatGAAAAATACCAACATTTGTCGAAAACACACTTGATGAAATAAGGAAAGTAACAATTGAAAAGATTTACAGAGATTTTTGAAATGTACAATACGATCATGTGATCTAGAGGGTTAGGTGTCTTCTGTTTCAAAGGATATGATGTAATTCCCAGTATAATCAAAGTGATGTGATCACTGGGCTCCCAAACTTCATCTCCATGGGCAGACTCCAGTTTATCAATGTCCTTAACTAATAAAGACTTTCCTTAGCATAAGAAATATTGATGGAACTGGCtccagaatgaaaaaaaaacaaacacttgAAAGCAGTATATTTATGTTTCATTCTCACATTGAAAATAAGCCTAAGGTAACAATCACATGCTGATCAAATTAGTGGTAGTAactttattgatatatcttaAAAAGCATATTTAACTGATTGAGTTGGGTCATGTGGTATTTAATAAAGTGCTAGTTCCCCTCTTGTGTTCAAGTTACCCTAAGTCTTTGATTTTTTCTGTTAGAGGTCTCCATGCCGAAAGTCCAGAGTTTTCACCCATAATGTATGTTCGTTAGAAGTCTCCATACAGGAAGTCCAGAGTTTTCAcccataatatatatttgttagaGGTTTCCATACAGAAAGTCCAGAGTTTTCACCTGTATTGAATGTTTGTTAGAGGTTTCCATACAGAAAGTCCAGAGTTTTCACCTGTATTGAATGTTTGTTAAAGGTCTCCATACAGAAAGTCCAGAGTTTTCACCcataatgtatgtttataagcAGTAACAGTTTTGTGATGAAGCATAGTTTAGGAGATTTACTGTTCTACTTGAATTAATCTTAAACACTGTTGTCGGTTAATCTACAACATGCTGGTTGATAAAACCTTGCATTGACCTCGGGTTGATAAATGTTTCGTTACATTCTTGTGTTTAATTTGTACTGCAGTACTTTGATTTAACATTTTTGTGTTAAATTGGTTCTAAAAGTACTGAAATCAAATTTATTGTACCGAACTCAAATTTAAGTAGAGTATCAAATTTCAGGTTAATGAGATAATGAATCAGCACACTAGTAGGTCATAAAATATAGAGAAACTGCAATTAGCGTAATCAGAATTTAGCGGTATGCTTTCAGCTTGAAAACAGTTAAAATAAGATGAccactaaaatatctacatgAATTTACATTATCAAGATTGGAGCCTTGTACAATGTTTGTTATTTCCAACTTCTGCTAGAATATTGATCCTCTCCTACTTTTTGTTGTGAAATTAatcaattatgaaatattattaatCATCAACATGTGAATTTTATTTGTCACTATTTATGCAGTGTTTTAGCAAAAGAGTCCTGGTAGTTTTCAAGGATAGTGCAATAGACATTTATTAATTTTcttacattatttttaaaattcaaatataaattattgatgtttgttataacattatatgtttaaaattcatatattaattattgatgtttgttataaaaatatttacagttaTTATGTCTCCtgcatgatgtacatgtatggctTCATACGTTCATATGTATACGTAAATTTGTatgatattcaaaataattccaattatgtacattgaaatatatacatttaaactttatttgttATGAATTAATATTCTTGCAAATGATCTTACACAAGGCTTGTTTTgagaatttatttttcattaatgtATAAGTGTGGTTGTGGCAAGCAGAACTAAGAAATTcataaaaattatatacacgtacatagaAATGGAAATCCATTTAACTTGACTTATCTTATGGTATGATCAAGAATTCTGCAATTACATTGCATAAGCGTATTCAGAAACATgtcatcatatatacatgtaaatatatgtgtacatgtgtgttgtAATTAGCTCTATAATTAGTTAGCCATGAACTAATTCTGTATCCAAAAGTCAACATCTCGCCTCAAAAAGGAAAATGTCAGAGGTAAGATTTTGAAGTCTATGTATACTATACAATTTGAGGTCCTGGAATGAAGTTATAACAAAAtgctgttgattttttttcttcggTTTTTTCAAAGTTTGGGAATAGTAGCATTGAGTTGATTTCCAGTGTGGGAGTCCCATCCCAAAACTTTAATAGGTTTTTGAAAgacttaaattaaattttttttttacatattttggaTTTGACTGTTGGACATCGAAACTAAATTTGTGCAGATTAATTTTGGAATTTTTTCTTCAACACATAATCTAATGTTTTTACATAAAATGCATTACGTTATCATTTTGTAAAAGGTGCTGCCAGTGAGTATTGCAATCATTGATTAACCTTGCTTAAGTATAAAATCATGCCTTTTCGCTCATTActttttattaggtcacctgagacgaagtctcaagtgacctattctaatcgccttttgtccgtcgtcgtgcgtcgtgcgtccgtaaactttttacattttcgacttcttctccaaaaccacttaacaaaattcaatgaaatttggcagaaagtttctatggctgaaggtcaaccaaaattgtgaattatatggtccccaccccccaggggcctgaggggtggggccaaaaagggtcaaattgactaaaacttcaaaatcttcttctctactctgatatggtggagtcaaacactctttatagatggaagggtcttaaggtgctttaccaaaactgtgaatttcatgaccctggggtctcacgtttgcccctagggaggaggtaaactttactatagtttatatagggaaatcacatttttgactattatttgttggatttgtattggaattcattctaacttggttcaaattatcagcatgggatgacagtttgatggtatgtacatgttggccctggttgacccccaggggctggtgggtggggccaaaaatggtcaaattgactaaaatttcaaaaatcttcttctctactctcagatatggtagaatcaaatactcttcatagatggaagggtcttaaggtgctttaccaaaactgtgaatttcatgaccctggggtctcacgtttgcccctggggagggggtaaactttactatagtttatatagggaaatcacatttttgactattatttgttggatttgtattggaattcattctaacttggttcaaattatcagcatgggatgacagtttgatggtatgtacatgttggccctggttgacccccaggggctggtgggcggggccaaaaagggtcaaattgactaaaatttcaaaaatcttctctactctcagatatggtagaatcaaatactcttcatagatggaagggtcttaaggtgctttaccaaaactgtgaatttcatgaccctggggtctcacgtttgcccctgggtaggggggtaaactttactatagtttatatagggaaatcacatttttgactattatttgttggatttgtattggaattcattctaacttgaatcaaattatcagcatggaatgacactttgatggtatgtacatgttggccctggttgacccccaggggctggtgggcggggccaaaaagggtcaaatttactgaaatttcaaaaatcttcttgtctactatatgttagaatcaaatactcttcatagactgaccccattaggactgatgggtggggccaaaaagggtcaatttagttggccgaaatatttcaaatctcaggtgaccgttaaggccctttgaGCCTCTTGTTTCCTCTATTGCAGTTATGCTATGTCATATGAAATCTGTGATATCATATGTTACAGATGGGCATTTTTGCCACAAGTCCTCGTATTCACACTGACAAAAGACAATTGTATTCATACCCACGGAACGCTATGATCACAGTTCAAATAACACTAGGCATTCTGAAAACATTTATATTGCACACATTCATGAATATCCATATGTATCGAGAAGGGAGAAGCCAAAGCTTATTTCATAACGATATGGACATACAGTTATAAAAACGATGTTGTAAAACTTATTAAGCTGTGTCTATATCTGTTGATATTGAAAGCATTACATTGAAAATTCtgtaaatttattttgtaacgaaagaaatgatgaaaaatatgttCAATCCACATATAAGTTTATGCTGTGTCATTTGTTACTTTTATATGAGTTGATACGAGAAATATATGTCAATGGTGTTCACCGAATAGCAGAGTTAcagggacattccttcgtttggaCAAGAGAAACATGCAAGattttctattgatgaaatttatGTCCGAACAAGGATtatatgagtgtctgtgcctACCAGTAATGAAGTTAACGCCGAAATGGACAGAAATGCCGTCTGTCattgcggtaattagtgatacttcggggcGAATTGAGAATTTTTAAGACTTAATACTTGAAGAATTTCGTATTACAAGATGTACCTTGCGAGTAAAACTGCCgcattaatgaaaatattataacttttactactgaATTTTTAAGACATAATACTTGAAGAATTTCGTATTACCTTGCGAGTAAAACTGTcgtattaatgaaaatattataacttttactacttgaggaaaatacatattttccgtTAAGTTCCATgttgacgacctaaactttattcaaacgaaggaatacCCCTTTAACATGTGATTAACTTGCATTTATCTTCATTGCGGAAGTCATATTAATACCTAAGGTGCTTACTTATTTTTTCTCCGAGACATTATAATCGTTTAATAAAGGCATTTTCGCTttgtttattaatattttgtattatcttttttattagACACATCACTATATAGATTTTACTGAATGAATAAACTTATAAAATTCTATTATTAGCATCACCAACAATATAATTCTAGTTAATTCCCTGCAAAAATATCACAAGGCAACTGTaattagaaaattatgaaaatcagTCTACATTCAAATGAAGAGTACAAGAGACCATGCTTGCAAAGAAGGCAGTTGACTAGCTActtgatttgtttgtttagtattgtttaacgtccgatcaagagatacatacatgtatgtatggccATTTAATGACGATATCCGCTCTGTGCAAGAAACATGCGTGTGATGATTGGGTAGTTTGGGAGGTTGTGGTGTGTTGCCGTTTGGCTCCTTGTGATGTCGACTTTATATAGTGCTACCACACTGAAAGATACGGCCGaagacaccccacccggtcacatgaccagtcgtcccactcctgaAATGCTGAATGATAAGCAGAAGTAGAAACCACCACTGTCAGagactctggtatatctcaACCAGTGGACATAACATAATCAATTCAAGGTCTTCCTCACGGAGACGGACGCTCAAATAAAGGCCACAAGTGAGGCAATGTCAAAGGAGATATTGGGTAAAATATATAGCACAAAGAAATTTACATTTTAGACCTGCATTATGAATACAACCTCTGCTTTACTGTTTATTCCATTTAAGCATGTATAGGGACGGTTTTGATACCaacctacaaaatgtactatAGTACAAACACGTCACTTGTTGGGAAAGGACAATGTGTCGCCGGTTTTGGCCTCAAAACACATATATGTTGATTTCAGAGAACAAAACATGGCAATGTGCAAAATCCTTATTCCATCAACAACAAATAGAGCATACTGGTGAAGAGAATGTTTTTAATTCGATTTTTATTTGATTGCCTAATAGAcggacacatacatgtatatgttacttGGAATTGCAACGCGGTCCAAACCTACTCTTGGGAGTTTTTTCCTCAGGGACATACAATCGGAACTGTCGAAATCCCTTCTTTATTATAAATTAGTACAAAAGATGGACATGAATGCTACAATTATATGATTTGAATAAGAAATGCAAGTTGAGCTACTCAGACAGTACGCGTCTGAGCATCTAATTCCACAAATGATATTTCACTGTATCATGCTATTGGGACACACTATATCgtgtttatattttgtcatcatccatataaaatgttactatCGCATATAATGCCTAACATTAATGTTTTGAATCGCATCATATCTGCCATTACAATGGTCCATGACTAAGGCGTCTTTTGCAACAAAGAAAACTCATAATCCATGGGCATTTTCTATGGAAACGGAAGATGAAGCGTTAATCCAAAGACACTTGTATATGAACATTTGaagatttcaattttttatgCATTTGAAGTCAGATTTGTCAGTGTCCGATTCATCAAATGATTTGTTTGCATCCCAGAACAAGATGATGCTATTGTGGAATTGATGAAAATATCAGGTGTTGTTCGAAGGTCAAATATGGCAGTCCCCCAAGTGTTGATGGCCCCAGTCAATACCAAAACAGCCAGTGCATTCATCACGAGTCCCGTTAGTGCCTGAAAAAGTGGAAACAGTATAGGAATGATTTCTTGATATTTTACTCGTTAGTGACGTAGCCCGAAAAGTCTCGACCCAAGATTAGgattgtttgtataaatatacattttctgatgatttttaaaaatttcatcaCTGATCCTAAAGGTcaaattttctgtaaaaatcaaaatatcatctTTCCTTGAAACTGAAGTGTTAAGTCCCTTTTAATTGACGGTcagtttactttttttttctaaaagattGTAAATGGAACATTTTTAATTACCACGCGTTTATTTGTGTgaattaaacaaatcaaaagaCCTACCATGTCTGGAATGGTTACATATCCCGTAGAAAACACAATGGCGTTAGGAGGCGTGGCTACTGGTAACATAAAGGCGAAGGAACATGCTAAGGCTGTAGATATCATCAAATACAGCGGATGTATACCTACAGTGATGgccttaaaaataaaaaaaaataccaggtTGAGTGATAGAAAATTAAGATAAATGTTGGGTTGGTATTTTTATAACAAGGATGGTCTTGAAAAGAAATAGTACATCCCTTATTGATGACAAGCCGTAAtgaaaatttttttcaaaatgttacaGATGGTATTCCGCCAGATGTATGGATTCTCTAATAAAACGATTTCAGTTCCATTATCGGATGCCCAATATTAAGGGAACACAGAAGCATACCCTCTTTTAGACTGACGCGAAATTACTCTGCGATAATAAAGTGAGGTacagtattttatattatttatcatcACTATATTACATACCAGTTCAAACATGATTGGCATGAGTAGGGAAGCGGTGGCGGTATTACTTGTGATCTCTGTGGCGCCCGCAACTGTTAGACATAGAATCAGGTTCATCACCCAAGGCTCAAGGGATCTTAGAACTCCAAGTTCACATCCAACCAATCTTGACAGCCCAGAACTCTGTGGTTGATAAATGGACAGAACATTAAAACCATTCGTACCGAGCTCAATATTAATTAACTCTATGCACAAGACGTATGAAAAAGTCTATATGAATAGAATCTGggtaaatatagataaaatgaCGCCTATTAGTGTATTCAGTTTGGCCCATTTTAGCATCTGACTACAGCTCAATACTTGTAGAGTGTTGACACTTATCTTTGTAATCAAGGCGATTAAACTCTCCACAAACCAAAGTACTGACGTCAGCAAGAgagtatatagatatgtaagaAGTTCTGCAAGTAACACATTTGTATTGATGAAACCGGGACCTTGAAGACAAGAACACCCTGTGATGCATACAGCGTCGCCGTCAACAAACCCTTCAACAAGGAGGACAAGAACACCCTGTGTTACCTACAGGCTAAGCGTCGCCATTAACAAACCCTTCAACAAGGAGGACAAGAATACCCTGTGTTACCTACAGGCTAAGCGTCGCCGTTAACAAACCCTTCAGCAAGGAGGACAAGAATGCCCTGTGCTACCTACAGGCTAAGCGTCGCCATTAACAAACCTTTCAGCAAGGAGGACAAGAATACCCTGTGCTACCTACAGGCTAAGCGTCGCCATTAACAAACCCTTCAGCAAGGAGGACAAGAACACCCTGTGCTACCTACAGGCTAAGCGTCGCCATTAACAAACCCTTCAACAAGAAGGACAAGAATACCCTGTGTTACCTACAGGCTAAGCGTCGCCGTCAACAAACCCTTCAACAAGGAGGACAAGAACACCCTGTGCTACCTAAAGGTTAAGCGTCGCCGTCAACAAACCCTTCAACAAGGAGGACAAGAATACCCTGTGTTACCTACAGGCTAAGCGTCGCCATTAACAAACCCTTCAACAAGGAGGACAAGAATACCCTGTGCTACCTACAGGCTAAGCGTCGCCGTTAACAAACCCTTCAGCAAGGAAGACAAGAACACCCTGTGCTACCTACAGGCTAAGCGTCGCCGTTAACAAACCCTTCAGCAAGGAGGACAAGAATACCCTGTGCTACCTACAGGCTAAGCGTCGCCGTTAACAAACCCTTCAGCAAGGAGGACAAGAACACCATATGCTACCTACAGGCTAAGCGTCGCCGTTAACAAACCCTTCAGGAAGGAGGACAAGAATACCATGTAATACTTTCGATACAAGCGTATCAAAGAGCGAAACTTCAACCAAAGAGGACTAGAACACCCTGTGCTACGTAATGTGCCAATGTTTTCAAGAGCGATCACTCCACCCATGAAGACGGGGAACCCTGTGAGTCTTACTATAGAGGCGTCTCCAAGAGTCTTCCGCCAAGGAGGACTAGAAGACTCTGCGCAATTACCGGTGCAAGCGTCTCCAAGAACGAGCCTTTCATCCATGAGGACAAGAGCACCATGTGTGAAACTTACGATACAGACGTCTCCAAGAGCGAGTCCTCTAATAAGGAGATCTAGACCACTCTGTGCTACTCACGGTGCAAGCGTTACCAAGAACAAACCTTCCACCCAAGGAGGACAAGAACACTTTGTGTGACTCACGGTGCAAGCGTCTGCAAGAAGAAACTTTCCACTCATGAGGACAAGAACACTCTGTGCTACTCAAGGTGCAAGCGTCTCCAAGAACAAACCTTCCACTCATGAGGACAAGAGCACTCTGTGTTACTCACGGTGCAAGCGTCTCCAAGAGCGAACCCTCCACTCATGAGGACAAGAACACTCTGTGTTACTCACGGTGCAAGCGTCTCCAAGAGCGAACCCTCCACCAATGAGAACTAGAACACCCCACGCCACTTTCTTCTCCGCAACCTTCCAAGTCAGAATTGGTTTGTAGTTGGAACGAACTGGTTCCTCCTGAGCGACCTGCACGACTGAAAGTAAAACGGTATGCGTTTCAGTTTTTTCCACAGTGgaatacacatacacatgttaaTCTAATAGTTCTGATGGTGGCATTTTCCTTACTCAAAGGGTAAGTCATCAGCAAGGATTTACTTTAACATCACGGCCGTCAAAGTATCTTCCCTTTGTTTGGTTTGGATTggcatattttgtttaacgttctattaacagccagcgtcatttaaggacgtgccaggttttggaggtggaggaaagccggagtacccggagaaaaaccaccggcctacggtcagttccaggcaactgccccacgtacgtaggtttataacaatatgatactttttttgtatttttagctAAAAAACAGAGTATACACAATAGTGCTGTTACTTAATGCTTCTCTACattcatcttcgctagccaaggcttctgattacgttacactacacgaacccttggcagatataggcgtcagttctggccctctagcggtgattcgaaattactacccttcacgcatgaaattttcgaccaatcaaaacaagcgttaccgatttacttcatcggtgatgtttacaaacacacatcgaggtttggtgtcatttcgatgagatatgtgatcaatgacttatatgaattgatcaaacactgcgaatgttcccccaaagattgtgatttttgtatttaggtaaaatgccatgacatagtcggcaatgtagctctgtactgggtgccgcattttttgtttactgcgaaaccaagccagaatgtaaaacgcgatttgattgggtgccctgggattccagggcgcgacggtttgaacacgactatatccgccaagggttcgtggagtgtaacgtaatcagaagccttggctagcgaagatgctcTACATTATGTTTGATACGTACCCGGATACCTGTCCCAGCAGAAGACACTGGGCATCTCGGACGGTAATACAAACATCAGCGTGGCTATCAACATGACGGCTGTGGAATCACGCACCATACTCTTACTGCATATGATATACAACAATGAGACATCAGAtcatatatgacgtcattttcataaaaattggAACAAAAAccaacaagaaatatcttttaaaaagataaacggcatagttttacTGCTGCTGGTTATAATctaaaactgctggtgaaataaattaacgatctaatgcgtttcagcacggataacacaattatatcagtttgaatcatttttgatgataataagactgtatttgaatcaggaatataattttattaatgtgtcatttgaaaagatacatccacttattcagcttgcattcaaagTTAACTTTCTTGCGTTTTAAACTGCATGTCTGTATTTCGCATtcaccgctacattgaccaatcacatacttcatcttgaccagtaacgccacctgtcgcgtcatatttGGGGCCAGAataatattatacggctatgccgaaaaacattGCTCCGTTAGGTGAAATTAAACGATTTATCTACactatttattttctaaaaacgTGGGTACGCCGCATTCTATACATGATCCGATAATATAACGTACCCGTCTGTATCTAAGAAACCGCTACCCCATCCTCCGATATCTGGCAAGTCCCGGAAAATCCACAGCATCGTTAGTATTACAAACAACACCATGACCACCACTTCGCCAAACCTATAaagataaatatacatatattttatatcttgAATTCAACGTCACTGAATAACATATGGGATGCCGATTGCATGCTACCCGCACCAATAAGAGTGAACTGCCTTTCCCAATGGCACAGTCACGTCAGTAGAGACAAGCCCGTTTCTAAGCTCCCTGAGAAACCCAAACGCTACAGGTAGGAGCTGATCTTCACATGATGTTGCGTAGACCCCCGCTCTGACCGGCACAGTCTAAGTAGCGAGTCTAAAACACTACTTtttatttgagtttttttttgtgtgtgtgatatcCAATATGAAGTTAACCTTTCGACTGGCAACGACAGACATAAATATTCTCTTACCCTCTAGGCCGGTAGTGTTTTCTTATCTTAGTTTTATTCAACAACTTACTAACCATTGTGATATAACAGTACTTAGAATGAGATTTCCGTCATTATAGTGCATGTTTTGTCAGCCGTAATGCAGTCGTTTTTGAACTGTTTTCCCATAATCCGTTACATTCTACATTAAGTAATGTAAACGAAAGGTGTATATTTGCATGTTAAATATAATACTGAGTACGAAGATATCGGcggtgtatatatacactgtactaaCTTGATGGCTCCAAGTTTCTTATACTCCTGGTGAACCGCCGATCGTATTGCTTGTTTTCTGCCTTCATTAACCGACTTGAAGCAACTGAAATGTGGGATAgttgaatataatatacattagaAAGGTAAGATGTAAATTTGTGCTTATAACatataaggattgtacctcattttgactgcgtatacggtagtatatccgcagttggcaacgcacatttcctatggttagcgCTCCGTAGGATATGTCCGTTGCCAACTGcctactaccgtatacgcagtcaaaatgaggtaaaatccttacatcaaacaaatcgtttaaatacagtacaaagaaaataaaattcaagataTTAATtatagttccagtgaatctacCTAAAGACACtaatattgttaacaaaattaaagaaacaaTTAAACAGTTTTGTTAAAAACCGTTTTTTATTACCATCTACAtgtatggttgtcaagcacagcatgttttgacacagatttagtagtgacgtggtcatATGTTTTCCTAGAGCTGTACGCTTCAGGCATTTGTTGTTGGCTTACCTCGTGGATAACTTAAATATATATCCATTTCCGCAATCTTCAGTTTagcttttgacaaaataatcacttgacgttagctttttgtGCAGAGATCATTTGCGTTGATCaattctttcaaaatggcgccgtctagttgacgttccgataacgtcacaaatagacgaCGTCAGAACTATGctaccgattcccgcgcttattaatcgGCTGAATCTTTTCCCACTGCGTATATgctaatttattcgcagtccgagtttactaagctgaagaagggacAGAGGTAAATATAATCGTGTACATATTTATTCAGTGTTTCCTTACTCCCGATAGGATAAGCATATTCATTTCATTCGATAATACGCCGAATTATCCATTGACGCTGAAACAGAACACGAATTTGGTTATTagtaaaatatcttaataatataaatacgaattttcTGTTAACGTACCCACATCTAAGGAAGACGATCTGCAGCCAGAACCAAGTGAGGAACAGCATGACCAGAGACAGAGGGAAGGCAAACCCCATCCAGTTGGCATAAGTTATTCCTGAGTCTGCAGCTCCAAATGCCTGGTACCGTCTGTGAAAGGTGCGTAGGAAATTAAAAACAGAACGCTTGACGTAATCCGCAAAATGTTCAGGAAAAGCTTGACGAGTTTGAAATTTTGAAAGCAGACTTTTTGGACGTTTGATTGTTTATGTGTTTATCTAAAAAAATACTCTGGTGTCACACTGGGGTATTTTTATGTAGAAGCTATTCTTGCAATTTAGCCAAAGTTTAAATTCTTAGATGGCTTTTTAACACCTTCTCTTTCCGCTATGCAAGAGTGTATGATAATAAAATGACACAGCGTCGTCCCCTAATCAGAATGCTGTATTGAATTCTTACGTTGTTcgaaaatattgttttacactACAATATAAGAACAATGCTTCTAACATTAACTTAAGGAACATGTAACTGCTTCGCTGCAAAAAAAAGGATTGCGCGCTTAAAATGTTCAAGATAGCAAATAGATTCATTAAGGCACAGATAATATCACAGGACAAACAGGAGGAAGGATTTGAAAATAGAGCAAGCGGATTCAAACCGACGGTTTTAATGAGAAACATATTCTGTACATTTTGcgatgtataatgtatgaggTCGGGTGACGTAGTGATAAAGGACTCGTCTGTTATCTAGACGGCTGGGGCTCGATTCCCCGATCAGACGGACGTacaaaggtatggggtcacctgctcGACCACGTTGATTTTTTCCGTGTTCTCCAGTTTCCTACCAGAGTAATGATTCCTGGAGGTGCTTCCACTCGGG
Protein-coding regions in this window:
- the LOC117317005 gene encoding solute carrier family 13 member 2-like isoform X2, with the translated sequence MADWFDKFLRSVWTIRSFIFIFIAFLAPIGFLLNGSLESRCAYVMVSMAILWLTEALPITVTAMMPMFLLPLLTVQPGKVVCGNYFNDASMLFLGGLLVGVAMEEVNIHRRIAMGITMSLGARANTLMLGLMLPTWFLSMWISNTAATAMMLPILSAVSEQTAAHMSEKENKRISKGLALSVAYAANVGGIATLTGTPPNLVLHGQADKRYQAFGAADSGITYANWMGFAFPLSLVMLFLTWFWLQIVFLRCGCFKSVNEGRKQAIRSAVHQEYKKLGAIKFGEVVVMVLFVILTMLWIFRDLPDIGGWGSGFLDTDGKSMVRDSTAVMLIATLMFVLPSEMPSVFCWDRYPVVQVAQEEPVRSNYKPILTWKVAEKKVAWGVLVLIGGGFALGDACTAITVGIHPLYLMISTALACSFAFMLPVATPPNAIVFSTGYVTIPDMALTGLVMNALAVLVLTGAINTWGTAIFDLRTTPDIFINSTIASSCSGMQTNHLMNRTLTNLTSNA
- the LOC117317005 gene encoding solute carrier family 13 member 2-like isoform X1 is translated as MADWFDKFLRSVWTIRSFIFIFIAFLAPIGFLLNGSLESRCAYVMVSMAILWLTEALPITVTAMMPMFLLPLLTVQPGKVVCGNYFNDASMLFLGGLLVGVAMEEVNIHRRIAMGITMSLGARANTLMLGLMLPTWFLSMWISNTAATAMMLPILSAVSEQTAAHMSEKENKRISKGLALSVAYAANVGGIATLTGTPPNLVLHGQADKRYQAFGAADSGITYANWMGFAFPLSLVMLFLTWFWLQIVFLRCGCFKSVNEGRKQAIRSAVHQEYKKLGAIKFGEVVVMVLFVILTMLWIFRDLPDIGGWGSGFLDTDGKSMVRDSTAVMLIATLMFVLPSEMPSVFCWDRYPVVQVAQEEPVRSNYKPILTWKVAEKKVAWGVLVLIGGGFALGDACTSSGLSRLVGCELGVLRSLEPWVMNLILCLTVAGATEITSNTATASLLMPIMFELAITVGIHPLYLMISTALACSFAFMLPVATPPNAIVFSTGYVTIPDMALTGLVMNALAVLVLTGAINTWGTAIFDLRTTPDIFINSTIASSCSGMQTNHLMNRTLTNLTSNA